Proteins from one Choloepus didactylus isolate mChoDid1 chromosome 4, mChoDid1.pri, whole genome shotgun sequence genomic window:
- the SAMD15 gene encoding sterile alpha motif domain-containing protein 15: protein MVDVPENYYSGPDEVEDSGPKRPAFPKRRKVAENAEPDTIAEADPELLEEIDQEPQPETSSETEEEHFKEGAPENANDIQLKPARSSEEKIIKESEIDLPREIEPGSSQEVRQETSREMGGELFRDLEVPMDEMGEEPGLEPPGEVEGDGTEELLKESIKETDLELPKETKPEVPGDTLSETRLDLEETEPEVPEKSFREQYEETGLEPPEQTKPEFPSERPRKSVEESDMQPPEMTKPEIPEETGRKSTKEQGTEPPEHTKPEFSDQKPRESTEEAGLKPPEETKPEVPEEMQRQVAEEKETEPPEQTKTEFPDQKQTKSTGKTQRESIEVIPEALEEIKSEFVEEKSKQPIEETSLEPLGKTKPRRKSKEEEIPELQEDTKPADQKEKSRKSTEEPGLVPPQKSKPEETLRDSTEEEDLEPPEQTKPGFPKKKQRKSTEETGHVPPHEIKPEAQEKTLTESTVEEGLELPDEAKPLLRRETDVESSKEERPESIKPKYSVQVDDLEHPKHQTRISVKETKEVEGSLLGSPTESETEPTNVDYKVSKTLEELNGVCKTSSNSHPSEFQRDLRKSFSGEKIVDLYPEVEELILEDKETQPKEIVQFAYLKWSPEEVAEWISQLGFPQYKECFTTNFINGRRLIHVNCSNLPQMGITDFEDMKVISRHTRELLGIEEPLFKRTITLPYRDNIGLFLEQKGHSGVKSDALTLSGFVQAAGLQDYAPQITFPEESGVLHCIEP, encoded by the exons ATGGTGGATGTCCCAGAAAATTACTACTCTGGACCGGATGAAGTTGAGGACTCCGGACCTAAGAGACCTGCATTTCCCAAACGCCGTAAAGTAGCTGAAAATGCCGAACCAGACACTATTGCAGAGGCAGACCCGGAACTATTAGAAGAGATTGACCAAGAGCCACAGCCGGAGACCTCCTCAGAGACTGaggaagagcatttcaaagagggGGCGCCAGAGAATGCTAACGATATACAGCTAAAACCAGCCAGGTCGTCGGAGGAAAAAATTATCAAGGAGTCTGAAATAGACCTACCTAGGGAGATTGAGCCAGGGAGTTCCCAAGAAGTAAGGCAGGAGACATCAAGAGAGATGGGAGGAGAGCTTTTCAGGGATTTGGAGGTCCCTATGGATGAAATGGGTGAAGAGCCAGGTTTAGAGCCACCGGGGGAGGTTGAAGGAGATGGTACGGAGGAATTGCTTAAAGAATCAATTAAGGAAACAGATCTAGAGCTACCCAAGGAAACCAAGCCTGAGGTTCCAGGGGATACACTCAGTGAGACAAGATTAGATTTAGAAGAGACTGAACCAGAGGTTCCAGAGAAATCATTTAGAGAGCAATATGAAGAGACAGGTCTAGAGCCTCCAGAGCAGACAAAACCAGAATTTCCAAGTGAGAGACCAAGAAAATCAGTTGAAGAGTCAGATATGCAGCCACCAGAGATGACCAAACCAGAGATTCCAGAAGAGACTGGAAGAAAGTCAACCAAAGAACAAGGGACAGAGCCACCTGAGCATACAAAACCAGAGTTTTCAGACCAGAAACCAAGAGAGTCTACTGAGGAAGCAGGTCTAAAGCCTCCAGAAGAAACTAAACCAGAGGTTCCAGAGGAGATGCAAAGGCAGGTagctgaagagaaagagacagagccACCTGAGCAGACTAAAACAGAGTTTCCAGATCAGAAACAAACAAAGTCTACTGGGAAGACACAAAGAGAGTCAATTGAGGTTATTCCAGAGGCTCTAGAGGAAATCAAATCAGAGTTTGTTGAGGAAAAATCAAAACAACCAATTGAGGAAACCAGCCTAGAGCCACTAGGAAAGACCAAACCAAGAAGAAAGTCAAAGGAGGAAGAAATTCCAGAGCTACAAGAGGACACAAAACCAGCAGATCAGAAAGAGAAGTCAAGAAAATCAACTGAGGAGCCAGGGCTAGTGCCACCACAGAAGTCCAAACCAGAGGAGACACTAAGAGACTCAACTGAGGAGGAAGATCTAGAACCACCAGAGCAGACCAAACCAGGGtttccaaagaagaaacaaagaaaatcaacTGAGGAAACAGGTCATGTGCCACCACATGAAATCAAACCAGAGGCTCAAGAGAAGACACTAACAGAGTCAACTGTGGAGGAAGGTCTAGAGTTACCAGATGAAGCCAAACCACTGTTAAGAAGAGAGACAGATGTAGAATCCTCCAAGGAAGAGAGACCAGAATCAATCAAACCTAAGTACTCTGTACAAGTGGATGATCTAGAGCACCCCAAACACCAAACAAGGATATCagtaaaagaaactaaagaagttGAAGGGTCTCTTTTAGGGTCCCCCACCGAAAGTGAAACGGAACCAacaaatgtagattacaaggttTCTAAAACACTCGAAGAGCTAAATGGTGTCTGTAAAACCAGCTCAAACTCACATCCCTCAGAGTTTCAGAGGGATTTAAGGAAGTCCTTTAGTGGAGAGAAAATTGTAGATTTGTACCCGGAGGTGGAAGAACTGATACTTGAAGATAAAGAAACCCAGCCAAAAGAAATTGTACAATTTGCATATCTTAAATGGAGCCCAGAAGAGGTTGCAGAGTGGATTAGCCAGCTAGGCTTCCCTCAGTACAAG GAGTGTTTTACCACAAATTTCATCAATGGCCGGAGACTCATCCATGTAAACTGCTCAAACCTCCCTCAAATGGGGATAACGGATTTTGAGGACATGAAG GTAATTTCTCGGCATACGCGGGAGCTACTGGGAATTGAAGAGCCATTATTCAAACGCACCATCACCCTTCCCTACCGGGACAATATAGGTTTATTTTTAGAGCAAAAAGGTCATTCTGGGGTAAAATCTGATGCCTTAACCTTATCTGGATTTGTCCAAGCAGCAGGATTACAGGATTATGCTCCACAAATAACTTTCCCTGAAGAGAGTGGGGTATTACATTGCATCGAACCATAG